The Bacteroides ovatus genomic interval TAACCTACATGTATCATTTTAATACAGATGAAGAATATGAAATCATTAAGAAAATTGTTATATATTATTCCATTGACAGGCATGATGGTAACTTCTTGCATGGATGTGGAGAATATTGAGATAGACCATATAGGCGGGTATGCCACAATGAACAATGCGGAGAGTGAGGCATATTATGCCAATCTGCGCGCCTATAAGGCGACTGCTTGGAATTACAATCGTCCCGTAGCTTTCGGATGGTATTCCAATTGGGCGCCTGCTGGAGCTTATCGAAGAGGATATCTCTCTGCTATGCCCGATAGTATGGATTTTGTTTCTATGTGGAGTGGCGCTCCAGGACGTTATGAAATCACTCCGGAGCAGAAGGCAGATAAAGAGTTTGTGCAAAAGGTGAAAGGAACGAAACTGTTGCAGGTAAGTCTGCTTTCTTATCTTGGTAAGGGCGCGACACCAAATTCGGTATACCTCGAAGTGGAAAAACAAGCGGAGGAAGAAGGCTGGTCGGCGGCTCAATTGGAAACAGCGAAGAAACAAGCCCGTTGGAAATATTGGGGATTTGAAGGTCAGTTTGAAAGTGAAAACCATTATGCATGTCTGGCGAAGTTTGCCAAAGCTCTGTGCGATTCTTTGTATGCAAACGAATGGGACGGTTATGATGTAGACTGGGAAATCGGTAGTGGTGTGTTTGATATGGATGGCACATTGAGTCAGAATAAGCATTTGATTCATTTGGTTAAAGAGATGAACAATTACATTGGTCCGAAAAGCGATCCGGAAGGTAAAGGACATAAAATGATCTGTATTGATGGAAATATTTATGGGCTTACCCGTGAATTGGATGAGTATGTCGATTATTGGATTATACAAAGTTATGGTAGTTCCAATCCCGGTTTTGATGATTATGGCGTTGATCCTAAAAAAATAATCTGCACAGAGAACTTTGAAAAGTATGCCACTAATGGAGGTCAATTGCTGAAGCAGGCTGCTGCTATGCCGCAAGAAGGTTATAAAGGTGGAGTAGGAGCTTATCGCTTCGATAATGATTATGACAATACGCCAAATTATAAATGGATGCGTCAGGCTATTCAAATCAATCAGCGGGTTTTCAATGAATGGAAAGCGAAACAAAACGAAGCGGAAAATAAACCGCAGAAATAAGTGGACTTATAAAATTCTAAAACAGTAAAAAGATGATGAATAAACATATATTCTATTATTTGATGGTAGGTAGTATGGCGTTATTGTTGGGCGCTTGCAACGACAGCATGAATGACCTGCTGGAGCCTAAGGTTTATTTCGAAAGCAAGGAATATAATTTCTCGGTGGAAGATGAAATGGATGTAATGACATTTGATCTGGTTTCAAGACTCTCGTCAGCAACTTCCTCTCAGGTAGACGTATCATATAGTGTAGCCGAACCAAGTGTAGTAGACGAATACAATGCAAAGTATGGCACAAATTATGAGATGCTTGATGTTTCGCAGGTAAAGCTAAGCAGTACGACATCTTCTATTTCGAGTGGAAAATTGTATGCGGATAATATAGAAGTCGAACTTTCCGGGTTAGAAGCCTTGAAAGCCGGGAACTCATATGTTTTGCCTATGCGGGTGCATTCGTCTTCGGTGTCGACTCTTTCCGGAACAAACATTGCATATTTCTTTTTCTCCAAACCGTTGAAAATTACCAAAGCTGGTAATTTCAGTAACCACTATATTTCTGTGAAGTTCCCTGTCGGTACTTTCTTCTCGTCATTCACTTACGAAGCATTGATTAATGTGGATTATTTCCTCGATAATAATACGATTATGGGAACCGAAGGTGTGATGATTCTCCGTATCGGTGATGCAGGAGGAGGAATTACTCCTAAAGATTATTTGGAAGTGGCCGGAGGACAGAACTACCGTGTAACGAAACCGTTGTTAACAAATCGTTGGTATCATGTAGCGTTGACTTATGATCAACCGACAGGAAAAACAGGTATTTATGTAAATGGTGAGAAATGGGCTGGTTCAGATTGGGGTATTGACGGTTTTGATCCGAATTCGGACATGGGTTTTTATATTGGTAGAATCTATGGTTTTAAATGGGGTGAACGTCCATTCCATGGTAAAATGAGTGAAGTCCGTGTTTGGAGTGTAGCCCGTACGGAAAATCAACTTAAGCAGAATATGCTGGGTGTTGACCCTGCTTCAGAAGGCTTGGCACTTTATTATAAACTAGACGGATCAGAGACTCAGGAAGGTGGAGTTATCAAAGATGCCACAGGGCGTATAAACGGTACTACAAATGGAATTACTATTAAGACGTTGGATGCTCCGATAGCTATCAATTAATGGAACACACAAATTTGTGAGAGTTTTTGCTCTTTGCATTTTTGAATATGAGTGAAAGCCTGCTTACTGAAAAGATAATATTCTTTTGGTAAGCAGGTTTCTTTTATTTATGTTTGTTTTATGAAGAAGTTACTATTTATCCTGTTTATATCTTTTCCATCTAAATGTTTTTGAAGCGTGGTGAAGAACGGGAAGTGAAGTTTATTTTGTCCGAAGAGGATTTCTCGCTTGTCGATCGGAATTTAAAGAGGATTGTGGAGCCGGGAACTTTTCAGATAATGATTGGTGCTGCTTCCGATGACATAAGATTACAGACGAAAGTAGCTATAAAATAGGAGATGCCATCTTTGACTGTTTGATATGTTTTCTAAATACATTCAGTGTGTCGGAAATTCCGACACACTGAATGTATTTGTAGCTTGCACCTATTTTTATTGTCAAACAGTTAGTATAACATTCAAATAAATGAATATCAATGCTCTCTTGATAATAACCTCTGATAATAGGCTGATAATGAAATATAGTCTCGATGCTATC includes:
- a CDS encoding glycoside hydrolase family 18 yields the protein MKSLRKLLYIIPLTGMMVTSCMDVENIEIDHIGGYATMNNAESEAYYANLRAYKATAWNYNRPVAFGWYSNWAPAGAYRRGYLSAMPDSMDFVSMWSGAPGRYEITPEQKADKEFVQKVKGTKLLQVSLLSYLGKGATPNSVYLEVEKQAEEEGWSAAQLETAKKQARWKYWGFEGQFESENHYACLAKFAKALCDSLYANEWDGYDVDWEIGSGVFDMDGTLSQNKHLIHLVKEMNNYIGPKSDPEGKGHKMICIDGNIYGLTRELDEYVDYWIIQSYGSSNPGFDDYGVDPKKIICTENFEKYATNGGQLLKQAAAMPQEGYKGGVGAYRFDNDYDNTPNYKWMRQAIQINQRVFNEWKAKQNEAENKPQK
- a CDS encoding DUF1735 and LamG domain-containing protein translates to MMNKHIFYYLMVGSMALLLGACNDSMNDLLEPKVYFESKEYNFSVEDEMDVMTFDLVSRLSSATSSQVDVSYSVAEPSVVDEYNAKYGTNYEMLDVSQVKLSSTTSSISSGKLYADNIEVELSGLEALKAGNSYVLPMRVHSSSVSTLSGTNIAYFFFSKPLKITKAGNFSNHYISVKFPVGTFFSSFTYEALINVDYFLDNNTIMGTEGVMILRIGDAGGGITPKDYLEVAGGQNYRVTKPLLTNRWYHVALTYDQPTGKTGIYVNGEKWAGSDWGIDGFDPNSDMGFYIGRIYGFKWGERPFHGKMSEVRVWSVARTENQLKQNMLGVDPASEGLALYYKLDGSETQEGGVIKDATGRINGTTNGITIKTLDAPIAIN
- a CDS encoding fibronectin type III-like domain-contianing protein; the protein is MFLKRGEEREVKFILSEEDFSLVDRNLKRIVEPGTFQIMIGAASDDIRLQTKVAIK